In one window of Hymenobacter nivis DNA:
- a CDS encoding alkaline phosphatase family protein codes for MKTFCLLLMGLMGPHWMAPAQTPARKVVFVIADGIPADVLEAAPAPHIKKIIAGGTYLRAHVGGAAGTYTETPTISAPGYNDLLTGTWGYKHNVWDNAIAAPNYNYPTIFRLVKEAQPARKIAIFSTWTDNRTKLVGEGLPTAGNLRFDYKADGYELDTTAFRHDKASRYTRAIDDRVVAEAAQCLRAQGPDLSWVYLEHTDDVGHRHGDGDELRAAVGYLDAQIGQLQAALVYRRQHFREDWLLVLTTDHGRDATTGRNHGGQSARERTTWLVLSAKDVNAAARQQPVAIVDILPTIARFLQVPLPVAAQRELDGVPLLGPVSVAAPQVRAGPDSLRISWAALGGPAEPLKVWATATNRAKTGGADEYTLLGTVPLGRQRLAVGRATYPAAFYKIVLEGAHNTANAWLMPPGPPAPGGTD; via the coding sequence ATGAAAACCTTTTGCCTGTTGCTGATGGGCCTGATGGGGCCCCACTGGATGGCCCCGGCGCAGACACCCGCCCGCAAGGTGGTGTTCGTTATTGCCGACGGCATTCCGGCCGACGTGCTGGAAGCCGCGCCGGCACCACATATCAAGAAGATTATTGCGGGCGGCACCTATTTGCGGGCCCACGTGGGCGGTGCGGCGGGCACCTACACCGAAACGCCCACCATCTCCGCGCCCGGCTACAACGACCTGCTCACCGGCACCTGGGGCTACAAGCACAACGTGTGGGACAACGCCATCGCGGCCCCCAACTACAATTACCCCACCATTTTTCGCCTGGTAAAAGAAGCCCAGCCGGCCCGCAAGATCGCCATTTTCTCGACCTGGACCGACAACCGCACCAAGCTCGTGGGCGAGGGCCTACCAACGGCCGGCAACCTGCGTTTCGACTACAAAGCCGATGGCTACGAGCTGGACACCACGGCCTTTCGGCACGACAAGGCCAGCCGCTACACCCGCGCCATCGACGACCGCGTGGTGGCCGAAGCCGCGCAGTGCCTGCGCGCCCAGGGCCCCGACCTCTCGTGGGTGTACCTGGAGCACACCGACGACGTGGGCCACCGCCACGGCGACGGTGACGAGCTACGCGCCGCCGTAGGCTACCTCGACGCGCAAATCGGCCAGCTCCAGGCTGCCCTCGTCTACCGCCGCCAGCACTTCCGCGAAGACTGGCTGCTGGTGCTCACCACCGACCACGGCCGCGACGCCACCACCGGCCGCAACCACGGCGGGCAGTCGGCGCGCGAGCGCACCACCTGGCTGGTGCTCAGTGCAAAAGACGTGAATGCCGCCGCCCGCCAGCAGCCGGTGGCCATCGTGGATATTCTGCCTACCATTGCCCGGTTCCTGCAAGTACCGCTGCCCGTGGCCGCCCAGCGCGAGCTCGACGGGGTACCCCTGCTGGGGCCCGTGTCGGTGGCCGCGCCGCAAGTGCGGGCCGGCCCCGACAGCCTGCGCATCAGCTGGGCAGCCCTGGGGGGCCCAGCAGAGCCGCTAAAGGTGTGGGCCACGGCCACCAACCGCGCCAAAACCGGCGGCGCGGACGAGTACACTTTGCTCGGCACCGTGCCGCTGGGCCGGCAGCGCCTGGCCGTGGGCCGCGCCACCTACCCGGCCGCCTTCTATAAAATCGTGCTCGAAGGCGCCCACAACACCGCCAACGCCTGGCTGATGCCGCCCGGCCCGCCCGCCCCCGGCGGCACCGACTAA
- a CDS encoding sulfatase-like hydrolase/transferase, whose amino-acid sequence MRPFRFLFLAALAGGLAPGAHAQAAKPRTENVVLVTLDGMRWQEVFGGADSALFRQSKYYYADRKALQKDFGQGLPEQRRQALMPFLWGTVAKQGQLYGNRTAGSLVDVTNKMRFSYPGYNEILTGAPDDARIRSNDPLDNPNASVLEILNQQPTFKGKVAVFGSWEAFPYILNEKRSGLPVNAGMRPAPGPGLSPQELVLNELLPATPSPFGEERLDAFTDQYALAYLKRKKPRVLYIGFGDTDDFAHGGEYGAYLHAARYTDDFLRQLWAYLQSDPQYRGKTTLLITTDHGRGVAGTQWQTHGADVAGADQIWFAALGPDTPATGEARSGQLYQNQVAATLAQLLGVPYAPTPATGKSIEAVLGRRAPGKKLGRRPEAPLTGHALAPSWRNDGNVTTGE is encoded by the coding sequence ATGCGCCCCTTCCGTTTCCTCTTCCTCGCGGCCCTGGCCGGCGGCCTCGCCCCGGGGGCCCACGCGCAAGCCGCCAAGCCCCGCACCGAAAACGTGGTACTCGTCACCCTCGACGGCATGCGCTGGCAGGAGGTGTTCGGCGGGGCCGACTCGGCGCTGTTTCGCCAGAGCAAATACTACTACGCCGACCGCAAGGCCCTGCAAAAGGACTTCGGCCAGGGCCTCCCCGAGCAGCGCCGCCAGGCCCTGATGCCCTTTTTGTGGGGCACCGTGGCCAAGCAGGGCCAGCTCTACGGCAACCGCACCGCGGGCAGCCTGGTGGATGTGACCAACAAAATGCGCTTCTCATACCCCGGCTACAACGAAATCCTGACTGGGGCCCCCGACGACGCCCGCATCCGCAGCAACGATCCGCTGGACAACCCCAACGCCTCGGTGCTGGAAATACTCAACCAACAGCCAACTTTTAAGGGCAAGGTAGCGGTGTTCGGCTCGTGGGAAGCGTTTCCGTACATCCTCAACGAGAAGCGCAGCGGCCTGCCCGTGAACGCCGGGATGCGGCCCGCCCCGGGCCCCGGCCTCTCGCCCCAGGAGCTGGTACTGAACGAGCTGCTGCCCGCCACGCCCAGCCCCTTCGGCGAAGAGCGGCTCGACGCCTTCACCGACCAGTACGCCCTGGCCTACCTCAAGCGCAAAAAGCCCCGGGTACTCTACATCGGCTTCGGCGATACCGACGACTTTGCCCACGGCGGCGAGTACGGGGCCTACCTGCACGCGGCCCGCTACACCGACGATTTCCTGCGCCAGCTCTGGGCCTACCTGCAAAGCGACCCGCAGTACCGGGGCAAAACCACCCTGCTCATCACCACCGACCACGGCCGCGGCGTGGCCGGCACCCAGTGGCAAACCCACGGGGCCGACGTGGCCGGGGCCGACCAGATCTGGTTCGCCGCCCTGGGCCCCGATACGCCCGCCACCGGCGAGGCCCGCAGCGGCCAGCTCTACCAAAACCAGGTGGCCGCCACCCTAGCTCAGCTGTTGGGCGTACCCTACGCCCCCACGCCCGCCACGGGCAAGTCCATCGAGGCGGTGCTGGGCCGCAGAGCGCCGGGCAAAAAGCTGGGCCGCCGCCCCGAGGCCCCGCTCACCGGCCACGCCTTGGCCCCCAGTTGGCGCAACGACGGCAACGTAACCACCGGCGAATAA
- a CDS encoding SusD/RagB family nutrient-binding outer membrane lipoprotein: MKNIFKTGGLLVGLALATTSCNKTLDELTLNENKPNSVPAALLFTGILNDAYEAPNGQYEAWNQYYLNNYDYYGNNRYDFGSGTVYYTTLKNVGLMEQQALAAGSPAMNPYEAMGNFFRAYFYTRMSLEMGDLPQSQALLGLDGLTPVYDPQKAVFVQSFKWLESANADLTTLIAGGTTTISGDIYFGGDLTRWQKVVNTLRVRLLLALSKKNGDADLNVAGQFAAIVSSPTKYPLMTSAADNMQYVAVAATNNFYPNNNRNFGQDGSRKNMAATYVGLLTSLQDPRVFATCEPARDLVDNKKQSPTAFSSFVGADAGLDLGVMYVNAGLQQYSFLNRKRYFSTLTGEPAIQIGYPELALNIAEGINRGWLAGGNAEPYYTAGIQASMAFYGLPTEGPYVASFYRPGSTDVTSGANYDTYTIPISYATYYAQPSVQYASGGTGLTQILQQKYLALFRHAGLEAYYNYRRTGIPAFTTGPGTGNGGRIAARFKYPASERTANTANYQAALASQYGSNDDINGVMYVLK, encoded by the coding sequence ATGAAAAATATCTTCAAAACCGGTGGCTTGCTCGTAGGCCTCGCCCTGGCCACCACCAGCTGCAACAAAACGCTCGACGAGCTGACCCTCAACGAGAACAAACCTAACAGCGTGCCGGCCGCGCTGCTCTTCACCGGCATTCTCAACGACGCCTACGAAGCCCCCAACGGCCAATACGAGGCCTGGAACCAATATTACCTCAACAACTACGACTACTACGGCAACAACCGCTACGACTTCGGCAGCGGCACCGTGTACTACACCACCCTCAAAAACGTGGGCCTGATGGAACAGCAGGCCCTGGCCGCCGGCTCGCCCGCCATGAACCCGTACGAGGCGATGGGCAACTTCTTCCGGGCCTACTTCTACACCCGCATGAGCCTGGAAATGGGCGACCTGCCGCAGAGCCAGGCCCTGCTGGGCCTTGATGGCCTGACGCCCGTGTACGACCCACAAAAGGCGGTATTTGTGCAGTCCTTCAAGTGGCTGGAAAGCGCTAACGCCGACCTGACCACACTCATCGCCGGCGGCACCACCACCATCAGCGGCGACATCTATTTCGGCGGCGACCTCACCAGGTGGCAGAAAGTGGTGAACACCCTGCGCGTGCGTTTGCTGCTGGCGCTAAGCAAAAAGAACGGCGATGCCGACCTCAACGTCGCGGGGCAGTTTGCGGCCATCGTAAGCAGCCCCACCAAGTACCCGCTCATGACCAGCGCGGCCGACAACATGCAGTACGTGGCGGTGGCGGCCACCAACAACTTCTACCCCAACAACAACCGCAACTTCGGCCAGGACGGCTCGCGCAAAAACATGGCCGCCACCTATGTGGGCCTGCTCACCAGCTTGCAGGACCCGCGCGTGTTTGCCACCTGCGAGCCCGCCCGCGACTTGGTGGACAACAAGAAGCAGAGCCCGACCGCCTTTTCATCGTTCGTGGGGGCCGACGCCGGCCTCGACCTGGGCGTGATGTATGTGAACGCCGGCTTGCAGCAGTACTCGTTTCTGAACCGCAAGCGCTACTTCTCGACCCTCACCGGCGAGCCGGCCATTCAGATTGGCTACCCCGAGCTGGCCCTGAACATTGCCGAGGGCATCAACCGCGGCTGGCTGGCGGGGGGCAACGCCGAGCCGTACTACACGGCTGGCATTCAGGCCTCAATGGCGTTCTACGGCCTGCCCACGGAGGGCCCCTACGTGGCGTCCTTCTACCGTCCTGGCTCGACGGACGTGACCAGCGGGGCCAACTACGACACCTACACCATCCCCATCAGCTACGCCACCTACTACGCCCAGCCCAGTGTGCAGTATGCCAGCGGTGGCACCGGCCTGACCCAGATTTTGCAGCAGAAGTACCTCGCCCTGTTCCGTCACGCGGGCCTGGAGGCCTACTACAACTACCGCCGCACGGGCATCCCCGCCTTCACCACGGGCCCCGGCACCGGCAACGGCGGCCGCATCGCGGCGCGCTTCAAGTACCCCGCCTCGGAGCGCACGGCCAATACCGCAAACTACCAGGCCGCGCTGGCCAGCCAGTACGGCAGCAACGACGACATCAACGGCGTGATGTACGTGCTGAAATAA